The genomic window TTGGTTTGTTCTCCCAAAGGAAAAATAGTCCCTTTCAAAATATCTTGAGAAAGATCGTATAAAAAGTAAGATTGATCTTTATTGCGATCAATGGCTCGTAACAGTTGATAGCGTCGCGTTTGCTCATCGTAGCGAATACGAGCATAATGACCCGTAGCAATGCGATCGCAATTTAACTCTTCTTTAGCATAGGCTAACATTGGCCCAAATTTCACCGCACGATTACACTGAGAACAGGGTAAAGGGGTGACTCCTGACTCATACCCTGAAACCAAATAATTGATAATATTCGCTTCAAATAACTCTCTTGTATCCACAATATGATGGGGAACCCCCAACTGTTCACAAATAAAGGCAGCATCTACCATTCCTTCTGAACAGCATTGTCCTTTCCCTTTCATTAACCACAGGGTTAACCCGATTACATCGTATCCTTGATGGTGCAAACTCGCTGCTGCAACAGAACTATCAACTCCACCGGATAAACCAACAACAACCTTCTTCATTGTTAAACGTTTCTTAAAAACCCAAAAACTAACCATCGACTGTTTCTAGGCTAACATTTTCAGTATTACAATGATGAGTAACTAAGCCGAAAACAACAAAAAGTAAGTTTTGCTGTTAACGGTGTGAGGATGTGTTTATTTAAGGTTTAAATGATGTTGAAAATTAGTGATTCCTTACTTACGAAGACTACTCAGCAGGTCACCAGGTTCCCTTCCTGCTTAAGACAGTTTTCAACTATGATAGGTTGTTTACTCTTAACTGTGGGATCAACTTCCGTTGGTTTGGCACAAACTACTTCTAACCGTGAGTTACCCCCACCTCCTATGCCTAAAATGGTAAGTCCTCAGCCTTCTTCTAATCAAGTTCGCCCCATGTCGGTCGAAGTGACTCCGACTAATGATAGTTCAACCCCTATTAAAGAATATACCTTTGAGGCACCCCAAACGTTACCGGCTCAAAGCTTCGATGATGATCAATCAACCTCGGAGATAAAGACGATTAATCCTGAATCCTCAACTGTTTCACAACCGACCCAAACTCCTAGTTTTTATCGAGTACAAGTCTCAGGTCAAAATTCATCTTTATTATCTCAAGTTAAAATGGTTGAACCGATGGCTTTTATTCGTCAAAGTGAAGGGGTGATTCATGCGGGAATGTTTCAACATTCTCAACAGGCACAACAACGGGTACAAGAACTAAAAAATAAGGGAGTTAACGCAACAGTGGTTCCCGTTTACCAGAATACGAATACCTCCTTATCAGTACAAATGCAACCTTAGTCAGTAACGAGTGAACAGTGATCAGTCATCAGTGATTCGTAGACTAGGCTTGATTAACTGTTCATTATTCACTACATATTTGTCTAATAGAGAAAGGCTAAATTTTGGTCTTTTCAATAAAAATAATAATATTTATCATCAAATAATTGGAAAACTAACTGAGTGTTAATTTTTTTGTCAGTTTTGACTGGTATTTCCTGTTTTGGAAATAAGATTTTTACAATGAAAGTGAAAGGGTGTGCGGAGCGAATCTCTTCACGATAAGAATGCACTATGTTAATGGGACAAAATTCTTATTAAGTCGATTCTTATTCGTTGAATATAAGTGGAGGATTTGCTATGAATTACCGCAAATTATTACTAAATCTAGGGGTTGGAACCTTGATTTCTGTCCCTGTAGTCTTAGCTAATGGAGAAATGGCTAAGGCACAAAGAAGGGTCTTAACCATCCATAATCATACCGAAGCAAATATCACTGAATTGTATGTTTCTCCTGAATGGTCGAGATATTGGGGTGACAACATACTAGATCGTACCTTAAAGCCTGGGGATAGTGCTACTGTTGTCATCACAGGAAATACTTGTGAATATGATATTCTTGCCAGAGATGCTAACTACGAAGAAGTTCCCCCAGGAGGGTTCGGTGACTTTAACATTTGTGATAATGACCATTTTGGTCTAACTGATCACACAATGCGTGTTGTTCAATGGCCTTAAAATAACCTTGAAAAAATCACAACTACAGTAGGACAAAAATTAGTTAGGACATTTTTTATATCTTTGGTTGTCATTCCGAGAAACGAGGAATTTGATTAACGTTCTAACCATAATCCGTAGTGCTATATTAGGGGGAAATTCCCCCTAATGCTATAAGATAATACTTCTACGATGAATTACCCATCGAAACTTTTGAGTGTGAGCAACAGTCTATTAGCTACAGTAACCCCACCTTATTTCAATCTTTTGCCATAATTAAACTATATTTGGTGTTTCAATACTGATCAATTCATGATTGAAGTCGAACATTTAAGTAAAATTTACGGGTCAACTGCGGCCATTGAAGATGTGGACTTTTCCGTGGAAAAAGGGGAAATTCTCGGTTTTTTGGGACCCAATGGAGCAGGAAAAACCACCACCATGCGTATTTTAAGCGGTTATATTCCTGCTACTACCGGAACCGCTAAAATTGCAGGATACGATGTTCATGAAAACTCCTTAGCAGTCAGAAGAAACATCGGTTATCTTCCTGAAACGCCTCCTCTGTATCCAGATATGACCGTAGAAGGGTTTTTGAAGTTCGTCGCTAGAATTAAAGGAGTCCCATCAGGCGATCGCCATTCTAGGGTAAATTGGTCGATGGAACGCTGTCAACTCGAAGATAAGCGCAAAGTTTTGATTCGTAAGCTATCTAAGGGTTATAAACAACGAGTGGGTATTGCTCAAGCCATTGTTCATGATCCCCCTGTTATTATTTTAGACGAGCCAACCGTAGGATTAGACCCTAAACAAATTATTGAAGTGCGTAACCTCATTAAAAGTTTGGCAGGAGAACATACGATCCTCTTATCAACTCACATTCTACCAGAGGTCAGTATGACCTGCGATCGTGTCACCATTATCAATAGTGGTAAAGTCGTCGCAACGGATACCCCTGATCATTTAATGTCCCATCTAACAGCAAAAGGAGGTTATGAAATCGAAATCGAAGGGGATATATTCAGTTTAGAACCTCTATTAAGGAATCTTCCTGGAATTACCCAATTAGAAATTAAATCTAATAGTCAAACAAAACGTCATGTTTTATTATTAACCACTGACTCAAATCAAGAGATAGGAAAAGACATTGCTGCGTTGATTGTTAATCAAGGGTTGGGATTACATGAAATGAAGCGAACTCGTGCGACTTTAGAAGATGTTTTCTTGAACCTAATTACCGAAGAATCATCACTAGACTCCCAAGAAGAAAAATCATTAGAAACTGTTGATACTGAACAAACTTTATAACTATTTTTGAGATGATATTAACTAATTTAATTGCTATTTTCCGCAAAGAATTTCAAAGTTATTTTACGTCTCCCTTTGCTTATATTATTGCTGCTGTTTTTTGGTTAATTGGCGGTTTCTTTTTTAGTGCCATTTTAGAAGAGATTTTACAAACCCTATCATTTTTAGAACAAAGTGGTCAGTTATCAACTCCTGTGGACGTTCCGGGTCAATTCATAGATAGTTTTTTTGGAGTCATTATTTCTCTTCTATTAGTGTTATTACCTGCTTTATCTATGGGATTATATTCCGAGGAAAGAAAGCGGGGAACCTTGGAATTACTAGCTACTTCTCCCGTAACCAATTGGGTGGTTGCTGTCGGAAAATTATTAGGGGTTTTAGCCTTTTTTGTTGTTTTGATGATACCTTTTTGGATTTATGAGATTATTCTCTTTAGTAATGCTAGTCCTCCTATTAATCTAAACATTATTTTATTGTCTCATGGGTCTTTAATTTTAATTGCGACTGCTATTCTTTCTCTGGGAATGTTTATTTCTTCTTTAACTGACAGCGGAATTTTAGCTTATATTTTGACCTTTATTTTAATATTATTCTTGTGGATTATGGATGCGATCGCTGCTAATTTACAGGAACCTTTTAAAACTATTTTATCCTATCTTTCATTATTTGATCGTTACACTGATTTAGTTAAAGGAGTTTTAGATGTCAGTAGTTTAGTTTTATTTGCTAGTTATATTTTATTAGGCATTTTCTTGACCGCACAATCTATTGAAGCATTACGTTATCAACGTTCTTAAAATGTTATAAAAAATCTTAAAAATATTATTGGAATATGAAAAAAATAAGTAACTACAAAACTATTCTCAAATATTTATTCATTCCTGGGTTAATTTTAACTGTTGCTGGTTTAGTTCCTCTTTTTATTACTAAAACTCAGAGTATTCTTTATCTCAGTTTAGTGATTGCAGGAGGTATATTCTTATTTATCTGGTTAATCTATTTATTAGTAACAGGAAGAAGTTTTTGGCAGAAAAGATCAACACAAACAGGGACAAATGCTTTTGTTTCTGTCTTATCTTTAGTGATTATATTGGGATTAATTAATTTTATTGCGGTTCGTTATTCTCCTCGTATTGATTTGACCGAAAATCAACTTTATACTTTATCCCCAGAAACGCAAGAAATCGTTAAAAATCTAGACAAACCGACTAAAGTTTATGTTTTTGACAAGGAAATAACTCCTCAAGATGAAGATTTATTAGAAAATTATCAACGTTACAATAATAACTTTCAATTTGAACTGATTGATCCTGATATTAAAGTGGGACTGACTGAACAGTTTAATGTTCAATCATTAGGAGATGTTTATCTAGAATATGGAGATAAAAAACAATTAGTTCAAACCTTAATTGTTTTTAATCAAAGGGAACCCTTATCAGAAATCAAACTAACCAATGCAATTGAAAAAATCAAGAAGGATTATATTCCAAAAATTTATCTATTACAAGGTCATGGGGAATATTCCTTAGAACCCTCCCCCGAAGGAAGTTTATCAGAAGCAACCAACAGTCTTGAAAGTAAAGGATATGAAGTTAACCCCTTAAACTTAGTAGAAAATGCAGGTATTCCTGATGATGCAGATGTCATTATTATTGCCAGTCCAAAACGTCAATTATTTGAGCAAGAAGTGACAGCATTAAAAGAGTATTCTGAACAAGGTGGTAACTTATTTTTATTACTCGATCCTAACACAGATCCAGGGTTAGAACCTATACTAAAAGACTGGGGAATTCAATTAGATAATCGTATTATTATAGATGGTTCAGGGTCAGGAAATATTGTCGGTTTAGGACCAACAACTCCCTTTATTACTAACTACGGGAACCACCCAATTACAGAAGAATTTGCTAATAGTATTTCTTTTTATCCGTTATCTCGTCCTGTAGATACGGTTGAGGTAGAAAACATCGAAGCAACCTCTTTATTAGTCACGAATGAACAAATGTGGGCTGAAAGTAATTTAGAATCAGAAGAAGTTATTTTTGATCCCGAAGAAGACATTCCTGGACCTTTTGATTTAGGAGTTGCATTAACCCGTACAATTGATAAAGAAGTAGTCAATAATGACACAAAAGAAGATAATCAAAATAGTGAAACAAATGAAGGAATTGAAAATTTAGATGAATCTGAAAACAAAGAAATAGAAAATAATAATAATTCTGAACAAGAAACGGAGGAACAAAATCAGTCAGATTCTTCTGATAATGAAGTTAATAATAATACTGAACAAGAAAAGGATGATAACAATAGTGAAACTATCAATAATCAATCTGATGTAAATGAAGAGGAAACAGAAGGTAATAATAACTCTGACTCATCAGTTAATGACGAAACCAATAAAAATCAAAAAGAAGAAAATACGTCTAACCCTTCTAATAATGAACAAAATAATAACCCTGAAAAAGAGCAAATCGAATCTCGTTTAGTAGTAATTGGAAATTCTACCTTTGCTACTGATAGTTTATTCAATCAACAATTAAACGGAGATGTCTTTTTAAACTCTGTACAATGGTTAAGTAATCAAGATGATCAACCTCTATCCATTCGTCCCAAGGAACCAAAAGATAGAAAACTAAATTTATCCCCCTTACAAGCTAATATAATCACCATATTGTCCCTGGGTATTGTTCCTTTATTGGGGTTAATTGCTGCTGGAATAACCTGGTGGCGAAGAAGATAAAATTAGCAATTAAGAGGTTAATTATGAAGTTAAAAAATACAACTTGGATTTTATTAGGGGTCGCTATTATTTTAGGGGTTGGAGTTTATGTTTATGAATTACAAATAAATCCCCAACAAGAACAAATTGAAGCTACCAATAAACAACTATTTACTTTTGATGAAGATGACATCAAAGCATTAACTATTGAAACAGAAGATCAAACCTATAAATTTGAGAAAACCAGTGATGAAAATCAACCTTGGCAAATGAAAGAACCCCAAGATACAGTTGCTAATGATGCAGTGATTTCTTTTTTAACTAATCTTTTAGTTACGAGTGAAAGTGAGAGAACACTAACCGTTCCTCAAAATCAGAAAAAAGACTACGGTTTAGATAAACCATTAGGAATAATTACTATTGAACTTGAGAAT from Crocosphaera subtropica ATCC 51142 includes these protein-coding regions:
- a CDS encoding ABC transporter ATP-binding protein, coding for MIEVEHLSKIYGSTAAIEDVDFSVEKGEILGFLGPNGAGKTTTMRILSGYIPATTGTAKIAGYDVHENSLAVRRNIGYLPETPPLYPDMTVEGFLKFVARIKGVPSGDRHSRVNWSMERCQLEDKRKVLIRKLSKGYKQRVGIAQAIVHDPPVIILDEPTVGLDPKQIIEVRNLIKSLAGEHTILLSTHILPEVSMTCDRVTIINSGKVVATDTPDHLMSHLTAKGGYEIEIEGDIFSLEPLLRNLPGITQLEIKSNSQTKRHVLLLTTDSNQEIGKDIAALIVNQGLGLHEMKRTRATLEDVFLNLITEESSLDSQEEKSLETVDTEQTL
- a CDS encoding ABC transporter permease; this encodes MILTNLIAIFRKEFQSYFTSPFAYIIAAVFWLIGGFFFSAILEEILQTLSFLEQSGQLSTPVDVPGQFIDSFFGVIISLLLVLLPALSMGLYSEERKRGTLELLATSPVTNWVVAVGKLLGVLAFFVVLMIPFWIYEIILFSNASPPINLNIILLSHGSLILIATAILSLGMFISSLTDSGILAYILTFILILFLWIMDAIAANLQEPFKTILSYLSLFDRYTDLVKGVLDVSSLVLFASYILLGIFLTAQSIEALRYQRS
- a CDS encoding Gldg family protein, giving the protein MKKISNYKTILKYLFIPGLILTVAGLVPLFITKTQSILYLSLVIAGGIFLFIWLIYLLVTGRSFWQKRSTQTGTNAFVSVLSLVIILGLINFIAVRYSPRIDLTENQLYTLSPETQEIVKNLDKPTKVYVFDKEITPQDEDLLENYQRYNNNFQFELIDPDIKVGLTEQFNVQSLGDVYLEYGDKKQLVQTLIVFNQREPLSEIKLTNAIEKIKKDYIPKIYLLQGHGEYSLEPSPEGSLSEATNSLESKGYEVNPLNLVENAGIPDDADVIIIASPKRQLFEQEVTALKEYSEQGGNLFLLLDPNTDPGLEPILKDWGIQLDNRIIIDGSGSGNIVGLGPTTPFITNYGNHPITEEFANSISFYPLSRPVDTVEVENIEATSLLVTNEQMWAESNLESEEVIFDPEEDIPGPFDLGVALTRTIDKEVVNNDTKEDNQNSETNEGIENLDESENKEIENNNNSEQETEEQNQSDSSDNEVNNNTEQEKDDNNSETINNQSDVNEEETEGNNNSDSSVNDETNKNQKEENTSNPSNNEQNNNPEKEQIESRLVVIGNSTFATDSLFNQQLNGDVFLNSVQWLSNQDDQPLSIRPKEPKDRKLNLSPLQANIITILSLGIVPLLGLIAAGITWWRRR
- a CDS encoding DUF4340 domain-containing protein translates to MKLKNTTWILLGVAIILGVGVYVYELQINPQQEQIEATNKQLFTFDEDDIKALTIETEDQTYKFEKTSDENQPWQMKEPQDTVANDAVISFLTNLLVTSESERTLTVPQNQKKDYGLDKPLGIITIELENEKQHKIVLGKLNFQGELLYAQIDSSSPSQEEITINLVPKNFQYAVDRQPEEWTKNK